In Bacillus weihaiensis, the genomic stretch AGCTGAAACCTATAATAAACCTTCATATAATGTTGTCGATCACTATACATATTCAATCTGTGGTGATGGGGATTTAATGGAGGGGATTTCTTCTGAAGCTGCATCATTAGCAGGCCATTTAAAGCTTGGTCGTTTAATCGTGCTTTATGATTCAAATGATATTTCTTTAGATGGTGATTTAGATCGTTCATTCTCAGAAAATGTGGAACAACGATTTACTGCACAAGGCTGGCAAGTTATTCGTGTAGAAGATGGTAACGATCTGAACGAAATTTCAAATGCGATTGAACAAGCGCGTCAAGAACTTGATCGTCCAACACTTATTGAAGTGAAAACGACAATCGGTTTTGGCTCACCAAATAAATCAGGTAAATCAGCTTCACACGGATCTCCACTAGGAGCTGATGAAATTAAGTTAACAAAAGCAGCTTATGACTGGACGTTTGAAAAAGATTTCCATGTACCTTCAGAAGTGTATGATCATTTTAACCAAACAGTTAAAGAAGCTGGAGCTAACAAGGAAACAGAATGGAACGAGTTAGTTGCTGCTTATGAAAAAGAATTCCCTGAATTAGGGAAACAATTTAAGCATGCTGTAACAGGTGAATTACCTGAAGGCTGGGATAAGGATATCCCGGTATATGAAGAAGGATCAAGTCTAGCTTCACGTGCTTCTTCAGGTGAAGTGTTAAATGGTATTGCGAAAAATCTACCGTCATTCTTTGGTGGATCTGCTGACCTGGCTGGATCAAATAAAACAACGATTTCTGGAGCAGAGGATTATACAAGCGCAAATTACGCAGGTCGTAATATCTGGTTTGGTGTTCGTGAATTTGCGATGGGGGCAGCTCTTAATGGGATGGCTCTTCATGGAGGGCTACATGCGTTTGCTGGGACATTCTTTGTTTTCTCAGACTATCTTCGCCCAGCTATTCGATTAGCAGCATTAATGAACTTACCTGTTACGTATGTATTTACTCATGATAGTATTGCAGTTGGAGAAGATGGACCGACTCATGAACCAGTGGAACAGCTTGCTTCTTTACGTGCAATGCCGAACCTATCCGTTATGCGTCCAGCTGATGGAAACGAAACAGCAGCAGCTTGGAAGTTAGCGATTGAATCAACATCTAAGCCGACAGCATTAGTGTTAACTCGTCAAAACTTAAAAACAATGAAGAATACAAAAGTGCATGCATATGAAGGCGTGAAAAAAGGAGCTTATGTTGTTTCTCCAGCTTCGAAAGAAACGGCGGATGTCTTACTTCTTGCTTCAGGCTCTGAGGTAAATCTTGCTGTTGACGCTCAAGCAGTTCTGAAAGAAGAAGGCATTGATGCTGCAGTTGTGAGCATGCCAGCTTGGGATCGTTTCGAGCAACAATCGGCTGACTATAAAAACTCTGTTCTTCCAAAAGCAGTGAAAAAACGTTTAGCGATTGAAATGGCTTCTCCACTTGGTTGGGACCGTTATACAGGTGATGAGGGTGACATTTTAGCTATTAACACATTTGGTGCATCTGCTCCTGAAAAACGCGTATTACAAGAATACGGATTTACAGTTGAGAATGTAGTAGCTCGTGTGAAACAATTAATGGAAGCATAAAATAGAGGAAGGAGGCTGGGACAGAAGTGCCTGGCACCTTATCGTAACGACTATATGTACGCACTGATTTATCTAGTGCACACAATAGATTGTATCGGAGGGTGCCTGGCTCTTTGTTTTGTCCCAGCCTCTTTCTTATATCACATTTTGACATAAGTCTTTTGAAGTGAGAGATTCGCTTTTTGCATTTCAGAGGTATAATTAGAAAAAACAGCTAAAAGCAAGGTGCTATCAAATGGGAAATGAGAAGCTAAACAAGATCATTGAAGCGGCAAGGCTATATTATCAATTAGATTATAGCCAGCAAGAAATTGCCAAAAAGTTAAATGTATCTAGACCAACAGTATCAAGGCTACTAAAGCAAGCGAAAGAAACAGGGATTGTTGAAATTAAAATTAATAATCCTGTTGAAGTAGGGGTACAGCTTTCGGATCTATTAAAGAAAAAGTTTCACTTAAAAGAAGTAATCGTTGCCTCTGTTTCAGAATATGATCATACGCTCATTAAAAGACATTTAGGGGAAGTGGCTGTACATCCACTCCATCGTGCAGGATCATGATAGGATTGCAACCTCGTGGGGCACAACAGTATATGAAATTGCGAAAAATCTTAAGCCAAAGCCTTTAAGTCAAACGACAATTGTGCAGTTGAATGGAGGAGTTAGTCACTCCGAAACGAAAACATATGCTTCCGAAATTATTCACTTATTTGGAGAGGCATTCCATACACAAACCTTTATGCTTCCTTTACCTGCAATTGTTGATCACATCGTTGTAAAACAGGCGATTGAAGCAGATCGGCATATTCATAAAATATTAGACTTGGGTAAACAAGCAAATATCGCAATCTTTAGTGTTGGTACACCTGTTGTCGATTCTGTTCTATTGCAAGCGGAGTATTTATCTGAGGGAGATCAACAATTAATACAGTCGAAAGCAGCTGGAGAAATTTGTTCAAGGTTTTTTGATAAGCATGGAGAAATATGTATAGAAAGCTTAAACAATCGTACAATCGGTATCCAACTTGATGATCTAGCTAGAAAGGACAAATCAATTCTAGTTGCTGGTGGACCAAAGAAGTTTGAAGCGATATACGGTGCGTTAAAAGGAAGGTATGCGAATGTTCTTATAACAGATCAGCATACAGCAAGATTACTTGCAGATATGGAAGATTAAATTGAATTGGAGGAGATTCGATGCGTTTAACAGGTAAAAAGGTAGTAAGCTTTGTCCATGAGGATTTCGAGGATTTAGAACTATGGTATCCTATTCATCGTTTGCGTGAAGAAGGTGCAATAGTCGATCTTGCTGGGGAAGAAGCAAACTTTACGTATAAAGGAAAATACGGTGTACCGGCCACTTCAGATTATACGTTCAGTGAGATTAATCCAGATGAATATGATGCCGTTCTTGTACCAGGTGGATGGGCGCCAGATAAGCTAAGACGTTTCCAAGAAGTAATTGATATTGTTATTCATATGGAGGAAAACAAGAAGCCCATTGGACAGATCTGTCATGCGGGCTGGGTTCTTATTTCAGCAAAGATCTTAGAAGGGAAAAATGTCACAAGTACGCCAGGAATTAAGGATGATATGGAAAATGCAGGCTCTATTTGGCACGATGAAGCAGTTGTTGTTGATGGCCATTTAGTATCAAGCAGACGTCCACCAGATTTACCGGACTATATGAGAGAATTTATTGCTGTCCTTGAACAGAAATAAGAGAAGATGAGGTGATTTAATTTGAAGGTTGTTTATAAGGTAAATGATTCAATCGAAGCTTCAGAGCTTTCGGATGTATTTAAGAAAGCAGGACTAAAACGACCTGTTCATGATTTACCAAGACTTGAAAAAATGATCCAACAAGCAGATCTTCTTCTTACTGCACGAGTTGAAGGACAAGTTATTGGGGTAGCCCGGGCTATTACAGATTTTCATTATTGTTGCTACCTATCTGATTTAGCCGTTAATAAAGATTACCAGTCTATGGGAGTAGGTAAAGAGCTTGTCCGTATTTTGCAAAAAGAAATCGGAGATGACGTTAGTTTACTGCTCCTTTCTTCACAGGAAGCTATGACGTATTATCCAAAGATTGGTTTCTCTAAAGTAGATAATGGCTTTGTTATTCCTAGGAAAAATAGTTTTTAATAAGAAGGCTGTGTTCATGTTTACAATT encodes the following:
- the tkt gene encoding transketolase, translating into MTELTRTDKLSIETIRTLSIDAIEKANSGHPGMPMGAAPMAYTLWTKYMNVNPSNPSWFNRDRFVLSAGHGSMLLYSLLHLTGYDVSMDDLKSFRQWGSKTPGHPEFGHTPGVDATTGPLGQGIAMAVGMAMAERHLAETYNKPSYNVVDHYTYSICGDGDLMEGISSEAASLAGHLKLGRLIVLYDSNDISLDGDLDRSFSENVEQRFTAQGWQVIRVEDGNDLNEISNAIEQARQELDRPTLIEVKTTIGFGSPNKSGKSASHGSPLGADEIKLTKAAYDWTFEKDFHVPSEVYDHFNQTVKEAGANKETEWNELVAAYEKEFPELGKQFKHAVTGELPEGWDKDIPVYEEGSSLASRASSGEVLNGIAKNLPSFFGGSADLAGSNKTTISGAEDYTSANYAGRNIWFGVREFAMGAALNGMALHGGLHAFAGTFFVFSDYLRPAIRLAALMNLPVTYVFTHDSIAVGEDGPTHEPVEQLASLRAMPNLSVMRPADGNETAAAWKLAIESTSKPTALVLTRQNLKTMKNTKVHAYEGVKKGAYVVSPASKETADVLLLASGSEVNLAVDAQAVLKEEGIDAAVVSMPAWDRFEQQSADYKNSVLPKAVKKRLAIEMASPLGWDRYTGDEGDILAINTFGASAPEKRVLQEYGFTVENVVARVKQLMEA
- a CDS encoding type 1 glutamine amidotransferase domain-containing protein — protein: MRLTGKKVVSFVHEDFEDLELWYPIHRLREEGAIVDLAGEEANFTYKGKYGVPATSDYTFSEINPDEYDAVLVPGGWAPDKLRRFQEVIDIVIHMEENKKPIGQICHAGWVLISAKILEGKNVTSTPGIKDDMENAGSIWHDEAVVVDGHLVSSRRPPDLPDYMREFIAVLEQK
- a CDS encoding GNAT family N-acetyltransferase → MKVVYKVNDSIEASELSDVFKKAGLKRPVHDLPRLEKMIQQADLLLTARVEGQVIGVARAITDFHYCCYLSDLAVNKDYQSMGVGKELVRILQKEIGDDVSLLLLSSQEAMTYYPKIGFSKVDNGFVIPRKNSF